The Thalassolituus oleivorans MIL-1 genome includes the window CGCCAGCGACACCGGATAATGCGCTATCGAACTCGTTCGACAGCGCTGCAGCGAGTCTGAGTATGAATATGCCCAATATCGGCATGGGAATTAATCAGGGTGAAGGTCCAGCATTGGGCACGATGCAGGTAGGTAACGGCATGGCCGGGTTTGATACCGACGTTATACCTATGGTGCGCGTACCGCCCGCTTACCCGCAACGTGCTAAGCAAGCCAAGCTAGAAGGTTATGTCACTATGGCCGTAACCATTCGTCCCGATGGCACGGTTGCTGATGTGGAAGTAACGGAATCTAAACCTCCACGCTTATTTGACAGCGCGGCTGTGCAAGCCATGCAACGATGGAAATTCCGACCGAAAATTGTCAATGGTCAGCCGCAATCGCAACGCGCTCAACAAACGATTGAATTTACTTTAAACCAATAATTAGAGGGCGATGGTCTCGGTGCCGTCGTCATCATTGATTAGGATTGTATGATGGATATACAAGATCAAATGAACAGCAGAACCGTTCGACATGGTCGATTTTGGAGTGCCTGTCTAATCACGGTGTATCTTATATTTTCCGTCGGGCAAGTTCATGCTGCCGCCGATTCAGTAAGCTCTGGAACCTATAAGAAATTAACCGCGATTCAAGAACAAATTGCGGCCAACCAACTTAATGAGGCAACAAAGGCACTCGCAGAACTCTATGCAGAGGTTGAAGCCGATTCAATTGATGCAGCGTTAGTCCTGCAAATGCAGGGCTACACCGAAATGGGTAAAAATGATTATCCCAAAGCCATCGCGTATTTGCGTAAGAGCTTGGATCTTAATCGACTACCAGAAAGCATAAAGTACAGTGTTGGCTATATGGTTGCACAATTATATGCCGCTCAAGGCCAATTCAATGAGGCACTGACATTTGCTAAAGAATGGTTTAGCACACTGGAGAATCCAACTCCGGATCAATCCATATTTATGGCGAATATTTTTGCTCAAACGAAGAACTATCTAGATGCAGTCCCTTACGCCAGCGCTGCCATCAATAAGAGTGAAAGTCCTAAAGAGAGTTGGTTTCAATTACTGATTGCTTGTTATTTTGAGGTTAAGAACTACAAAGGTGCTGAATCAACATTAAAACGAGCAATATCGCTTTGGCCGGAAAAACCTTCTTATTGGGAGCAGCTAGCCAGCGTTTATATTACCCGCGGAGATGAGCTAAAAGGCCTAGCAACACTGCAATTGGCGTGGAAAAGTGGCGTTTTAGATAAAGAAAGCTCTATTCGTTCCATGATCCAACTAGCAATTACAGAGGGAATCCCCGAGCACGGCGCTCGTCTCTTAGCCGCAGCTATCGATAAAGAAGCCCTGCCAAAAAACGAAAAGTATTTAGATCTATTAGCGAATGCATGGGTTGCAGCAAAAGAATCGTCGCAAGCGATTACAGCCTTTGAACAGCTTGCAACGGTTACTGGTAGCGGTAATCCCTATGTTCGTATTGCGAACCTATACCTTGAAAAAGCTCAATGGGAAAAAGCCGAAGAAGCCGTTAGATCAGCGCTATCAAAAGATGTCGATAAACCCGGCAATGTATGGGTGTCGCTTGGTATTGCCCTTACCGAACAAACTAAATTTTCTGATGGCATGAAAGCCTTTCGCAATGCCATTGCCTACGACTATGCCGAACGCCGCGCTAAAAGTTGGTTGAAGTATGCCGAAGATTTGAAGCGCCAGCATAACTGGGTAAACCAGAATAGTTAATTGCACCTGTTTTTATATTCATAATTAGGAAAGAACCATGATTAAACCTTTAATGAAAGTACTCACACTCAGTGCGCTAAGCGCCGCTATATTAACGGGCTGCAACAACAGCACCAATACCGCATTAAATGGTTCAGTAACCCCCGAAGTAAAACCCATTCCCGTTAAGTTTGTGGTTGTTACTATGTTCGAAATTGGTGAAGACACCGGCGATACCGCGGGTGAGTTCCAGCTATGGAAGGAGCGCCAGCATCTCGATACCAAATTTGAGTTTGCTAATTCTTATCACGACCTCTACATGAATGAAGAAACCGGCGTGCTAGGCATGGTAACTGGCATAGGCACCTCGCATTCGGCAGGCGCCGCCATGGCTTTAGGTATGGACCCTCGCTTCGACCTATCGCATGCCTATTGGTTAATCGCCGGTATTGCTGGTATTGATCCAGAAGATGCATCTATTGGTTCTGCCGCTTGGGCTGAATACTTAGTGGATGGCGATTTAGCGCACGAAATTGATCCGCGTGAAATGCCAGAGGATTGGGAAACGGGATATTTTGCTCGTTATACTAAGAAGCCATACGATCCGAATAAACCAGCGCCAACAGGCGAAATGTTACAGTTGAATCCAGAGCTAACAAATTGGGCGTTTGATCTAACCAAAGATATGGTACTTCCTGATTTCGAGAGCTTAGATGAAACTCGTAAACTTTATGTTAATCACCCTAACGCTCAGCGCAAACCGTTTGTATTAAAAGGCGACCA containing:
- a CDS encoding energy transducer TonB, which codes for MVLKHVVSIGAAIVFGLLIFAAMQLMVATDGMFEKPDRNQTYLNFVRVDTSSQDVATKDRRLPDPPPPPETPPPATPDNALSNSFDSAAASLSMNMPNIGMGINQGEGPALGTMQVGNGMAGFDTDVIPMVRVPPAYPQRAKQAKLEGYVTMAVTIRPDGTVADVEVTESKPPRLFDSAAVQAMQRWKFRPKIVNGQPQSQRAQQTIEFTLNQ
- a CDS encoding tetratricopeptide repeat protein, translated to MMDIQDQMNSRTVRHGRFWSACLITVYLIFSVGQVHAAADSVSSGTYKKLTAIQEQIAANQLNEATKALAELYAEVEADSIDAALVLQMQGYTEMGKNDYPKAIAYLRKSLDLNRLPESIKYSVGYMVAQLYAAQGQFNEALTFAKEWFSTLENPTPDQSIFMANIFAQTKNYLDAVPYASAAINKSESPKESWFQLLIACYFEVKNYKGAESTLKRAISLWPEKPSYWEQLASVYITRGDELKGLATLQLAWKSGVLDKESSIRSMIQLAITEGIPEHGARLLAAAIDKEALPKNEKYLDLLANAWVAAKESSQAITAFEQLATVTGSGNPYVRIANLYLEKAQWEKAEEAVRSALSKDVDKPGNVWVSLGIALTEQTKFSDGMKAFRNAIAYDYAERRAKSWLKYAEDLKRQHNWVNQNS
- a CDS encoding purine nucleoside permease, translating into MIKPLMKVLTLSALSAAILTGCNNSTNTALNGSVTPEVKPIPVKFVVVTMFEIGEDTGDTAGEFQLWKERQHLDTKFEFANSYHDLYMNEETGVLGMVTGIGTSHSAGAAMALGMDPRFDLSHAYWLIAGIAGIDPEDASIGSAAWAEYLVDGDLAHEIDPREMPEDWETGYFARYTKKPYDPNKPAPTGEMLQLNPELTNWAFDLTKDMVLPDFESLDETRKLYVNHPNAQRKPFVLKGDQLAAMTFWHGEIMNEWANKWTDYWTEGKGEFVTSAMEDTGTFMSLSFLDNIGKVDKDRVMVLRTGSNYTMPPPGVTAAENLLAENEGYAGLEASLESAYVVGTKVMDTILTNWDVYKDKIPTSADIK